One region of Wyeomyia smithii strain HCP4-BCI-WySm-NY-G18 chromosome 3, ASM2978416v1, whole genome shotgun sequence genomic DNA includes:
- the LOC129727960 gene encoding tetratricopeptide repeat protein 8 isoform X1 has product MDKFFAAVSLFRRRKYDECIEVCNELLQNNALHQGPWELKMRSMTQRVYIDDIEADDDVPGTVLCARNVWHKCKEDKAGSEDILDTQTIATAPRPGTSIRTAALNNSTITGKASAAGTRPRTGTGRPITGISRPGTLSLQRPGSTLGNKTALKTSRTAGSARNIRLGSASMFAVGDPTGPLFHISRLHPEKYAEKEHLSKPLFQYLYYHEGDIRKAMGLCDAVLKLKQSAAGWWWNTQKARCLITTGSPREAEQYLNTALAEIYHQDTVLLLARIYIKIDQPTAALEVCKTALEKLPNDVTILTQQARILELVGNLTASVRRYRQISQLDSMNTEALACIAVSYFYGNQPETALLYYRRILSMGAHSAELYCNIGLCCLYGGQLDLVFPCFQRAIRMATSPELKADIWYNLSFVALTTGDVHLARRCLRLCIATNGSHGPALNNMAVMVAHQKQYAKAKSYLVSAKVALPTSEEISANLEFIENFE; this is encoded by the exons ATGGACAAATTTTTTGCAGCTGTATCATTATTTCGTCGTCGAAAATATGATGAGTGCATCGAGGTGTGCAACGAGCTGCTGCAGAATAATGCCCTTCATCAAGGTCCTTGGGAGCTGAAGATGCGATCTATGACCCAGCGAGTGTACATCGACGATATCGAAGCGGACGACGATGTGCCAGGTACGGTGCTGTGCGCACGGAATGTGTGGCACAAGTGTAAGGAGGACAAGGCAGGATCCG AGGATATTTTAGATACGCAAACTATCGCAACGGCCCCTAGGCCGGGCACCTCGATTCGAACAGCGGCCCTGAATAACTCAACCATTACAGGAAAGGCCTCAGCAGCTGGAACCCGACCGCGAACCGGCACTGGTAGACCGATAACCGGCATT TCTCGCCCGGGAACGCTTTCGCTGCAACGACCTGGATCCACTTTGGGCAACAAGACTGCCCTGAAGACGTCACGTACCGCAGGATCTGCAAGGAATATTCGACTCGGATCGGCCTCGATGTTTGCTGTGGGTGATCCTACAGGGCCACTGTTTCACATCTCTCGTTTACATCCGGAAAAGTACGCCGAGAAGGAACACCTTTCGAAGCCATTGTTTCAATATCTATACTACCACGAAGGGGACATTCGCAAAGCTATGGGACTTTGCGATGCAgtcctgaaattgaaacaatctGCGGCCGGTTGGTGGTGGAATACTCAGAAGGCTCGTTGTCTCATAACAACTGGTAGTCCCCGAGAAGCAGAACAATATCTTAACACAGCTCTAGCTGAAATTTATCACCAAGACACGGTACTTCTTCTAGCGAGAATCTACATTAAAATAGATCAACCAACTGCGGCACTTGAAGTGTGTAAGACCGCTCTCGAAAAGCTCCCGAACGATGTCACCATCCTTACCCAGCAGGCCAGAATTCTGGAACTGGTAGGCAACCTAACGGCGTCGGTACGCCGCTATCGACAAATCTCCCAACTGGATTCGATGAACACCGAAGCGTTGGCATGCATTGCTGTCAGTTATTTCTACGGTAATCAACCGGAAACTGCTTTGTTGTACTATCGAAGAATTCTGTCGATGGGTGCGCATAGTGCTGAGCTCTATTGCAACATTGGACTCTGCTGTCTGTACGGAGGCCAACTGGATTTGGTCTTTCCCTGCTTTCAACGGGCCATTCGAATGGCAACAAGTCCGGAGCTTAAAGCCGATATTTGGTACAATCTGAGCTTTGTAGCGTTG ACAACCGGGGATGTCCATTTAGCTCGGCGATGTTTACGTCTCTGCATTGCCACCAATGGCAGCCACGGACCCGCACTGAACAACATGGCCGTGATGGTTGCCCATCAAAAACAATATGCAAAAGCTAAATCGTATCTGGTTTCCGCAAAAGTTGCTCTACCGACTAGTGAGGAGATTTCGGCCAATCTAGAATTCATCGAAAACTTTGAGTAG
- the LOC129727960 gene encoding tetratricopeptide repeat protein 8 isoform X2 yields the protein MDKFFAAVSLFRRRKYDECIEVCNELLQNNALHQGPWELKMRSMTQRVYIDDIEADDDVPEDILDTQTIATAPRPGTSIRTAALNNSTITGKASAAGTRPRTGTGRPITGISRPGTLSLQRPGSTLGNKTALKTSRTAGSARNIRLGSASMFAVGDPTGPLFHISRLHPEKYAEKEHLSKPLFQYLYYHEGDIRKAMGLCDAVLKLKQSAAGWWWNTQKARCLITTGSPREAEQYLNTALAEIYHQDTVLLLARIYIKIDQPTAALEVCKTALEKLPNDVTILTQQARILELVGNLTASVRRYRQISQLDSMNTEALACIAVSYFYGNQPETALLYYRRILSMGAHSAELYCNIGLCCLYGGQLDLVFPCFQRAIRMATSPELKADIWYNLSFVALTTGDVHLARRCLRLCIATNGSHGPALNNMAVMVAHQKQYAKAKSYLVSAKVALPTSEEISANLEFIENFE from the exons ATGGACAAATTTTTTGCAGCTGTATCATTATTTCGTCGTCGAAAATATGATGAGTGCATCGAGGTGTGCAACGAGCTGCTGCAGAATAATGCCCTTCATCAAGGTCCTTGGGAGCTGAAGATGCGATCTATGACCCAGCGAGTGTACATCGACGATATCGAAGCGGACGACGATGTGCCAG AGGATATTTTAGATACGCAAACTATCGCAACGGCCCCTAGGCCGGGCACCTCGATTCGAACAGCGGCCCTGAATAACTCAACCATTACAGGAAAGGCCTCAGCAGCTGGAACCCGACCGCGAACCGGCACTGGTAGACCGATAACCGGCATT TCTCGCCCGGGAACGCTTTCGCTGCAACGACCTGGATCCACTTTGGGCAACAAGACTGCCCTGAAGACGTCACGTACCGCAGGATCTGCAAGGAATATTCGACTCGGATCGGCCTCGATGTTTGCTGTGGGTGATCCTACAGGGCCACTGTTTCACATCTCTCGTTTACATCCGGAAAAGTACGCCGAGAAGGAACACCTTTCGAAGCCATTGTTTCAATATCTATACTACCACGAAGGGGACATTCGCAAAGCTATGGGACTTTGCGATGCAgtcctgaaattgaaacaatctGCGGCCGGTTGGTGGTGGAATACTCAGAAGGCTCGTTGTCTCATAACAACTGGTAGTCCCCGAGAAGCAGAACAATATCTTAACACAGCTCTAGCTGAAATTTATCACCAAGACACGGTACTTCTTCTAGCGAGAATCTACATTAAAATAGATCAACCAACTGCGGCACTTGAAGTGTGTAAGACCGCTCTCGAAAAGCTCCCGAACGATGTCACCATCCTTACCCAGCAGGCCAGAATTCTGGAACTGGTAGGCAACCTAACGGCGTCGGTACGCCGCTATCGACAAATCTCCCAACTGGATTCGATGAACACCGAAGCGTTGGCATGCATTGCTGTCAGTTATTTCTACGGTAATCAACCGGAAACTGCTTTGTTGTACTATCGAAGAATTCTGTCGATGGGTGCGCATAGTGCTGAGCTCTATTGCAACATTGGACTCTGCTGTCTGTACGGAGGCCAACTGGATTTGGTCTTTCCCTGCTTTCAACGGGCCATTCGAATGGCAACAAGTCCGGAGCTTAAAGCCGATATTTGGTACAATCTGAGCTTTGTAGCGTTG ACAACCGGGGATGTCCATTTAGCTCGGCGATGTTTACGTCTCTGCATTGCCACCAATGGCAGCCACGGACCCGCACTGAACAACATGGCCGTGATGGTTGCCCATCAAAAACAATATGCAAAAGCTAAATCGTATCTGGTTTCCGCAAAAGTTGCTCTACCGACTAGTGAGGAGATTTCGGCCAATCTAGAATTCATCGAAAACTTTGAGTAG